In the genome of Luteitalea pratensis, the window ATGAGCGAGCACATCTGGGAACGCGTCCTCGCCCGGGTCGAGGCCAAGCTGAACCGCCACACTTTCCTCACGTGGTTCAAGCCCACCCGTTTCATCCGCGAGAATGGCGACACCCTCATGGTCGAGGTGCCGGACGGAACGGTCCGGGATTGGCTGCTGCGTCACTACGGATCGATCCTTGCCGAGGCACTGGCCGAGGCCGGCCGGCCGGGCGCGGTCGTCTCCTTCGTGCCGGCCGACGGCACCGAAATTTCCGAACCCTCGCCTGCCGAGGAATTCCTGATCCGTCAATCGGAGGACCCGGCGACGGCACCGCCACTCGCCCAAGGGCCGTCCGGGCTGAACCACCGCTACACGTTCGAGACGTTCGTCGTCGGGCCGTCCAACCAGTTTGCCAATGCCGCCGCGCGCGCCGTGGCGGAGGCTCCTGGCCGCTCCTACAACCCGCTCTTCATGTACGGCGGCGTCGGCCTTGGCAAGACCCACCTCATGCATGCGATCGGCCAGTACGTCGACCGGCACCACCGACAATCGGCGCTGACCTACATCTCGTCGGAACGCTTCATGAACGAGATGATCAACGCCATCCGATACGAACGGATCATCGACTTCCGTGAACGGTACCGGAACGTCGACGTGCTGCTCGTCGACGACGCGCAGTTCCTGGCAGGCAAGGAAGCGACACAGAACGAATTCTTCCATACGTTCAACGCGCTCTACGACTCCGGCAAGCAGATCGTGCTGAGCAGCGATCGGCCGCCGCACGAAATTCCGGCACTCGAGGAACGCCTCCGTTCCCGTTTCAACTGGGGCCTCATCGCCGACATCCAGCCGCCAGACCTCGAGACCAAGATCGCGATTCTCAAGAAGAAGTCGGATGCCGATGGCGTGCCGCTGCCCGACAACGTCGCGCTCTTCATCGCCACGAAGATCAAGTCGAACATTCGTGACCTGGAAGGTTCCCTGATTCGCCTGGTGGCCTACGCCTCCCTGACCGGCAAGGACATCACCCTGGCGCTTGCCCAGGACGTGCTGCGCAGCATCATCGGCGGCGAGGAGAAGGCAATCACGCTGGATGCCCTGGTCAAGTTCGTCGCGGAGTACTACGGGGTGCGCCCCAGCGAGCTGAAGGCCGCCAGCAACTCGCGCCAGGTGGTTACCCCCCGCCAGGTGGCGATGTACCTCTGCAAGACGCTGACGTCGGCGTCACTGCCCGACATCGGTCGGGTGTTCGGCAAGCACCACTCGACGGTCATCCACTCCATTCGCAAGGTGGAGGAGGACCGGAAGAAGAATGCGGATTTCAACAGCCAGATCAACGCCATGCTCGACAATTTCCGCTAGGGCGCGCTGCCACCGTCGAGGTTTTGCACAGGCGTACGCCCCCACGCCTGTGCAACCCGTGTGGAGGCCTGAGGGTGGGCCCGGCGCCCACAGGATCGGGGTGGCTTTTCCACAACCGGCGTCCACAGGGTAAGTGATTGGTGAAAGAGGATTTAGGGGTCGCCTTAACAGCTTCAACCGACCTTTGATCTCTGATATACTTCTTTTCTTGCGATCCCTTTGGAGAAACATCTCCTAAGGGCGTCGCGTGTCGCTCAGGGCTCCGCTCCCCGTTCACGAGGTATCGGCTGCATGGAACTGGTGGTCCGCAAGAACGATCTGCTTCGCGAGCTGCAGTTGTTTCAAGGCATCGTGGAACGCAAGAACACGATGCCGGTGCTCGCCAACGTCCTGATGCGGGCCGATGGCTCCCAGGTCGAGCTGATCGCGACCGACCTCGATGTCGGTCTGCGCAGCACGTGCGTCGCGCAGAGCCTGGCCAAGCCTGGCACCCTGACGCTGCCCGCGAAGAAGCTGTTCGAGATCGTGAAGGCCCTGCCAGAGACCGACATCCGCATCGAGCAGAACCGCTCGGGCGTGACGGTCGCGGCAGAACGCTTCGAATCGCACCTCTCGACGCTCCCGGCCGACGACTTCCCGCAGTTGCCGGTCGTCGGTGAGATGGTGGCGACGCTGCCCCGCGACCCCATCAGGCAGATGGTCTCGAAGACCATGTTCGCGATCACCGGCGAGGACACGCGCTATTACCTGAACGGCGCCCTGTTCGTGCTCAAGCCGGACAGCATGAGCCTGGTTGCGACCGATGGGCATCGGCTCGCGCTCGTCACGGTGACAGGCGAGACCGGCGCAGCCGAGCACAAGGCGCTGTTGCCCAAGAAGACGATGCAGGAACTCGGTCGCCTGCTTGCCGAAGGCGACGGTGACGTGGTGTTCGAACGCGCCGAGAACCACCTCTTCTTCACGGTCGGTGGCCGGCGTCTTTTCTCACGGATGATTGATGCGCAGTTCCCCGCGTACGAGCGCGTCATTCCGAAGAACAACGACAAGGCGATCGAGTTCGAGCGCGATCGCTTGACGAGCGCCATCAGACGCGTGTCCTTGCTCTCGAACGAGCGCTCGCGCGCGGTGCGTTTCCTCATCAGCAGCGGCAAGGTCGAGGTGACGTCGCAGAGCCCCGACCTCGGCGACGCCAAGGAAGAACTGCTGGTCACCTACGACGGACCCGACGTCCAGATCTGCTTCAACGCGCAGTACGTCACCGATTTTCTCGCGGCCGTGGAGACCGAACAGGTGAGCCTGTCGTTCCGCGACGAGATGAGTCAGGCCGTCATGAAACCGGTGGGTGCCGACGGGTACGACTACACGTACGTGATCATGCCGATGCGGCCCTAGGCGCCCGCGCCGCCGCATCCGCTGCCCGCCTGTGTCCTGGGCGAGGCCGCCGCTCGTGCCGGGGCCGTACGCAAGACCCGGTGAACGACCCTTTGTGAGTCCAGATGGAACCGATTACCACGCCGAACACCGAGTCCCACACCCCCATGCGCACCGCCACCGGGACGGCGGAAGACTACGGCGCCGAATCGATCAAGGTGCTCGAAGGCCTCGAGGCCGTGCGCAAGCGGCCGGGCATGTACATCGGCACGACCGGTGAAGCCGGACTGCACCACCTGGTGTACGAAGTCGTCGACAACTCCGTCGACGAGGCGCTTGCCGGGCACTGCTCCGAAGTCAACGTCATCATCCACATCGACGACTCGATCACGGTCGTCGACGACGGGCGCGGCATTCCGGTGGACATGCACGAGAGCGGGAGGTCCGCGGCCGAGGTCGTGCTGACGGTCCTGCACGCCGGTGGCAAGTTCAACCAGGAAGGCAGCGCTTACAAGGTCTCCGGCGGGTTGCACGGGGTCGGCGTGTCTGTGGTCAACGCGCTGTCGGAGTTGCTCGAACTCGAGATCTGGCGCAACGGCCACGTCTACCAGCAGGTGTACTCGCGCGGCATTCCGCAGGAAACGCTCGCGGAGACCGGCACCACGAAGAAGCGCGGCACGAAGGTCCACTTCAAGCCCGACACGACCATCTTCGAGGCGACCACGTTCAGCTTCGACACGCTGAACAACCGCCTGCGCGAACTCGCGTTCCTCAACGCCGGCATCATCATCACGCTCGAGGACGAGCGCGGCGACGGGAAATCGGTACGTTACGAATACAGGGGCGGCATCGTCGAATATGTGCAGTTCATGAACCGCGCCAAGCGCGCGGTCCACGAAGCGCCGATCTACATGCGTGGAGAACGCAACGAAATCGACGTCGAGATTGCGCTGCAATGGAACGACTCGTACGACGAGAACCTGTACACGTTTGCCAACAACATCAACACCCACGAGGGCGGCTTTCACCTTTCCGGGTTCAAGGCGGCACTGACTCGTACGGTCAATGCCTACATTGCCAGCGCCAACATTCCGAAGGACCTGAAGGACACGCCCATCAGCGGTGATGACGCCCGCGAGGGCCTGGCCGGCGTCATCAGCGTCAAGATCCCGAGTCCGCAGTTCGAAGGCCAGACCAAGACCAAGCTCGGTAACACCGAGGTCAAGGGCATCGTCGAGACGATCGTCAACGAGAAACTGGGTGCGTTCTTCGAGGAGAACCCCGGGGTCGCCAAGTCGATCATCCAGAAGGCCGCCGACGCTGCACGGGCTCGCGAGGCAGCCCGCAAGGCGCGCGACCTGGTGCGCCGCAAGGGCGCGCTCGACGGCAGTTCACTCCCCGGCAAACTGGCCGACTGCCAGGAGCGCGATCCCGCCCAGAGCGAGATCTACATCGTCGAAGGCGACTCCGCAGGCGGGTCCGCCAAGCAGGGACGAGACCGGCGCTTCCAGGCCATCCTGCCCATCAAGGGCAAGATCCTGAACGTCGAGAAGGCCCGCTTCGACAAGATGCTGAGCAGCGACGAGATCAAGACGATGATCGCGGCGCTCGGCACGGGTATCGGCCGCAAGCGGGAGGAAACCGACCGCGACGGCTTCGACATCACCAAGCTCCGCTACCACCGCGTCATCATCATGACCGACGCCGACGTCGACGGATCGCACATCCGTACGCTCCTGCTGACGTTCTTCTACCGCCAGATGCGCGAGTTGGTCGACAACGGGCACATCTACATCGCCCAACCGCCGCTGTATCGCGCCAAGCGAGGCAAGCAGGAGGTCTACATCAAGAACGATGCCGATCTCGAGGCGTACCTGATCAAGCGCGCCACGGACTCACGCGTGCTGCGCCTGCTCGATCGCGGCCTCGAATACAGCGGCGAGGAACTCGAGGCGCTGCTGCACAGGATGATTGCCTTCGATCGGAACCTGCGCCATGTCGAGCGGCGCGGCGTGCCCCAGGACGTGGTCAGCGCGCTGCTCAATGCCGGCGCCCGCGACCGTGAGTACTTCAGCGACCGCGAGAAGATGGAAGCACTCGCCGCCGAATTGACGCGGGACCAACGCATGGTCTCCGTCGTCGTCGACGAGGAACACAACGCGTTCTTCCTCGAGATCGACGACCGCTCCGCCGGCTATCCGCGTGTCTCGCGCGCCGGCGTCGAGTTCGCCCAGACGCCCGACTTCCGGGCGCTCCTCAACAGTTACCGGGACGTCTCGGCCATCGACGGCCGCATGGTCATCGCACAGGTCGGCGCGGTCCATGAAGAACCCGAGGAAACCGCCGCCGAGCCCATCGAGGCTGCTGCCGTCATCGAGACCGTGGCAGAACCCGTCCGCCGGCCGGCAAAGAAGGACGCCGACCACGAGGTGCAGTCGCTGTCCGACCTGGTGGGCTACTTCCTCGAGATCGGCCGCAAGGGCGTGGCCATCAACCGCTACAAGGGCCTGGGCGAGATGAACCCGGACACGTTGTGGGAGACGACGATGAAGCCGGAAGTGCGCACGCTGCTGCAGGTGCGTGCCGAGGATCAGGCCGAGGCCGACCTCATGTTCTCGACGCTGATGGGCGACCAGGTAGAGCCCCGCCGCAAGTTCATCGAGGACAACGCGCTCGACGTGAAGAACCTCGACGTCTAGAAAGTAGGAGCCGCTGCCCGAGCGGCCCAGTTCTGTACCACCCCTGCCCCTTATGACGACCACATCGAACCGGATTCCCGTCAACATCGAAGACGAGATGCGCCGCTCGTACATGGATTACGCGATGAGCGTGATCATCGGGCGTGCCCTGCCCGACGTGCGAGACGGCCTCAAGCCGTCGCATCGGCGCGTCCTGTTCGCGATGCGCCAGATGGGCCTGTCCGCGTCTCGGCCGTACCGCAAGTGCGCCAAGATCGTCGGTGAGGTCATCGGCAACTACCATCCGCATGGCGATGCGCCGGCGTACGACACCCTCGTGCGCCTCGCGCAGGACTTCAACATGCGGTACCCGCTCGTCGACGGGCAGGGCAATTTCGGCAGCGTCGACGGCGATCGTCCCGCGGCCTACCGGTACACGGAAGCCAAGCTCGAAGCGCTCGCCGAAGCGCTGATGGCCGACCTCGACAAGGACACCGTCGACTTCGTCCCGAACTTCGACGAGACGACGACCGAGCCGACGGTCCTGCCGACGCCGATCCCGAACCTGCTGGTAAACGGATCGTCGGGCATCGCGGTCGGCATGGCGACCAACATCCCGCCCCACAACCTCACCGAGGTCGTCAACGGGATCATCGCGATCGCCGACCCCGAACAGGCGTTCACGATCGACGAAGAAGGGCGCCCGCAACCGCTCACGCGCGACGAGAAGCGTCGCCGCCTCGCACAGCACATCAGCGGACCCGACTTCCCGACGGGCGGCATCCTCGTCGGCCGTGCCGGCATTGCGTCGGCGTATTCGACCGGCCGCGGCACCGTCATCGTCCGCGCCCGCACCGACGTCGAGCCACTCGGGCGCGGTGGCGACCGCCAGGCGATCATCGTCACCGAGATTCCCTACCAGGTGAACAAGGCGAAGCTGATCGAACGCATCGCCGACCTGGTACGCGAGAAGACGCTCGAGGGCATCTCCGACATTCGCGACGAGTCCGACCGGCAGGGCATGCGGGTGGTGATCGAGCTCAAGCGCGGCGAACTGCCGGACGTCGTGCTCAACAACCTCTACAAGCACACGCCGCTGCAGTCCTCGTTCGGCATCATCATGCTGGCGATCGTCGACGGCCGCCCGCGCGTGCTGCCCATCCTCGAACTGATCGAGCGATTCGTCGAGTTCCGCCGCGACGTCGTACGCCGGCGCACCGAGTTCGAACTGCGCAAGGCCGAGGCCCGTGCCCACATCCTCGACGGGCTGCGGATCGCGCTCGACAACCTCGACGCCGTCATCACCCTGATTCGGGGTGCGAAGAACCCGGCCGAAGCGCGCGAGGGGCTGATGTCGAACTTCGGCCTGTCGCAGATCCAGGCGCAGGCGATCCTCGATATGCAGCTCCAGCGCCTCACAGGCCTCGAGCGGCAGAAGATCCTCGACGAACTCGCCGAGCTTCTGAAGGAGATCGAACGGCTCCGGAC includes:
- the gyrA gene encoding DNA gyrase subunit A — protein: MTTTSNRIPVNIEDEMRRSYMDYAMSVIIGRALPDVRDGLKPSHRRVLFAMRQMGLSASRPYRKCAKIVGEVIGNYHPHGDAPAYDTLVRLAQDFNMRYPLVDGQGNFGSVDGDRPAAYRYTEAKLEALAEALMADLDKDTVDFVPNFDETTTEPTVLPTPIPNLLVNGSSGIAVGMATNIPPHNLTEVVNGIIAIADPEQAFTIDEEGRPQPLTRDEKRRRLAQHISGPDFPTGGILVGRAGIASAYSTGRGTVIVRARTDVEPLGRGGDRQAIIVTEIPYQVNKAKLIERIADLVREKTLEGISDIRDESDRQGMRVVIELKRGELPDVVLNNLYKHTPLQSSFGIIMLAIVDGRPRVLPILELIERFVEFRRDVVRRRTEFELRKAEARAHILDGLRIALDNLDAVITLIRGAKNPAEAREGLMSNFGLSQIQAQAILDMQLQRLTGLERQKILDELAELLKEIERLRTILGSERLVMEIVINELKDARDRFGDARRTEIVDDTSDLNILDLIADEDMAITVSHKGYIKRTSLDEYRFQGRGGAGTIGMRLPDDDYVQHLFVASTHAYLIVYSDRGRAYWLRVHEIPDAGRDARGKSIANLVQMTSGERVADVIAVREFPSEEAQRFVVMGTRKGVIKKTDLKAYSNPRVGGIIAMGVDDDDQVIAVALSSGTDHVFIGTRGGVAIRFPEGRVRTMGRTAYGVRAISLRDGDEVVAMELVGETGAMLTVTANGYGKRTPLAEYRITGRGGLGIRNIQPSDRNGPVVGITHVNDDNQVLIITKDGMVIRMAVAPLRAIGRNTQGVRLIRIDETDRVEALARLDIAEVTADQSEVVAPLETDGAVEEPLDEPEDDGAVEDEPEDE
- the gyrB gene encoding DNA topoisomerase (ATP-hydrolyzing) subunit B; the protein is MRTATGTAEDYGAESIKVLEGLEAVRKRPGMYIGTTGEAGLHHLVYEVVDNSVDEALAGHCSEVNVIIHIDDSITVVDDGRGIPVDMHESGRSAAEVVLTVLHAGGKFNQEGSAYKVSGGLHGVGVSVVNALSELLELEIWRNGHVYQQVYSRGIPQETLAETGTTKKRGTKVHFKPDTTIFEATTFSFDTLNNRLRELAFLNAGIIITLEDERGDGKSVRYEYRGGIVEYVQFMNRAKRAVHEAPIYMRGERNEIDVEIALQWNDSYDENLYTFANNINTHEGGFHLSGFKAALTRTVNAYIASANIPKDLKDTPISGDDAREGLAGVISVKIPSPQFEGQTKTKLGNTEVKGIVETIVNEKLGAFFEENPGVAKSIIQKAADAARAREAARKARDLVRRKGALDGSSLPGKLADCQERDPAQSEIYIVEGDSAGGSAKQGRDRRFQAILPIKGKILNVEKARFDKMLSSDEIKTMIAALGTGIGRKREETDRDGFDITKLRYHRVIIMTDADVDGSHIRTLLLTFFYRQMRELVDNGHIYIAQPPLYRAKRGKQEVYIKNDADLEAYLIKRATDSRVLRLLDRGLEYSGEELEALLHRMIAFDRNLRHVERRGVPQDVVSALLNAGARDREYFSDREKMEALAAELTRDQRMVSVVVDEEHNAFFLEIDDRSAGYPRVSRAGVEFAQTPDFRALLNSYRDVSAIDGRMVIAQVGAVHEEPEETAAEPIEAAAVIETVAEPVRRPAKKDADHEVQSLSDLVGYFLEIGRKGVAINRYKGLGEMNPDTLWETTMKPEVRTLLQVRAEDQAEADLMFSTLMGDQVEPRRKFIEDNALDVKNLDV
- the dnaA gene encoding chromosomal replication initiator protein DnaA — encoded protein: MSEHIWERVLARVEAKLNRHTFLTWFKPTRFIRENGDTLMVEVPDGTVRDWLLRHYGSILAEALAEAGRPGAVVSFVPADGTEISEPSPAEEFLIRQSEDPATAPPLAQGPSGLNHRYTFETFVVGPSNQFANAAARAVAEAPGRSYNPLFMYGGVGLGKTHLMHAIGQYVDRHHRQSALTYISSERFMNEMINAIRYERIIDFRERYRNVDVLLVDDAQFLAGKEATQNEFFHTFNALYDSGKQIVLSSDRPPHEIPALEERLRSRFNWGLIADIQPPDLETKIAILKKKSDADGVPLPDNVALFIATKIKSNIRDLEGSLIRLVAYASLTGKDITLALAQDVLRSIIGGEEKAITLDALVKFVAEYYGVRPSELKAASNSRQVVTPRQVAMYLCKTLTSASLPDIGRVFGKHHSTVIHSIRKVEEDRKKNADFNSQINAMLDNFR
- the dnaN gene encoding DNA polymerase III subunit beta, with the protein product MELVVRKNDLLRELQLFQGIVERKNTMPVLANVLMRADGSQVELIATDLDVGLRSTCVAQSLAKPGTLTLPAKKLFEIVKALPETDIRIEQNRSGVTVAAERFESHLSTLPADDFPQLPVVGEMVATLPRDPIRQMVSKTMFAITGEDTRYYLNGALFVLKPDSMSLVATDGHRLALVTVTGETGAAEHKALLPKKTMQELGRLLAEGDGDVVFERAENHLFFTVGGRRLFSRMIDAQFPAYERVIPKNNDKAIEFERDRLTSAIRRVSLLSNERSRAVRFLISSGKVEVTSQSPDLGDAKEELLVTYDGPDVQICFNAQYVTDFLAAVETEQVSLSFRDEMSQAVMKPVGADGYDYTYVIMPMRP